One Aegilops tauschii subsp. strangulata cultivar AL8/78 chromosome 2, Aet v6.0, whole genome shotgun sequence genomic window, TTATACAACGGAAACAATCTCATCAAACCAAACAAAATAAATCGAACCaatctgtggttggatggttagagggacaggGTATCCTCAGCTAACTAGGTTCaaaagtcctggtgctcgcattattcctgAATTTGTTTCAGaatttccggcgatgcgctttCAGTGCAAGGAGAATTTCCCATTGATGACGAGATGCCTATACAAACTATTCCTATGAGCAtcttcgagagactgagccgacatatcatctactccctccgttcctaaatataagtctttgtagagatttcactataaaccatatacggatgtatatagatgcatttagagtgtagattcactcattttacttcgtatgtggtccatagtgaaatctccccaaaaacttatatttaggaacggagggagtagagaTTTTACGAAGAAATGCGAGCACCATGACTTAAACCCTGGTGAACTGGAATACCACTACTCCTAATTATTCAACCACATCGCAAGGATCTTCCAGTTTACAATATATCTCACACCGATTACAAGTTTACGAAAGACTGCAGAAGCTACGGCTACGACTCGAAGCTTCCTCGGAAGCGAAGACGCAAAGCGCGTCACTTTTCAAAAGGAAAGGACCGAGGCTGACTGAATCCGTCCATGTCTCTTACCAATCTTCTGCATATATAAATCCTCCAAACCTGATATGAAGTCCCATCGCATCGCATCGATCCTACTAGAATACGCACGCAGCGTTCCCATCGATCTAGAGAGATGTTGTCGTCGTCTCCGCCGTGCTACGCGCCCGTGCCCTGGGATGACCTGCCAATGCAACACGCGGATGCCCCCGTGTCCACCGTCGCCGCCACGGCCATCGGCGCCGGGGAGCACATCCTCAGGGTCGAGGGCTACTCGCGCGGCTCAAGACCATGCACGGCAGCGACGGCGGCTACCTGGAGTCCGCCGTGTTCATGGCGGCGGGCCACGCCTGGCGGGTCTGCTGCTACCTCAACGGGGCGCGCCCGCAGGACGCCGGCTTCGTTTCGGTGTTTCTCAGgcgcgacgacgacgacgctgaCGCCGATGCCGACGAGAACGTCGTCCACGCCGAGTACGAGTTCGCTCTAGTGCACCACCAAGGGACGCTGGTAAAGTGGCCGTCGCACTGCGAACGCGGGACCGCCTCTGCCTTCGACAAGGGCAACTCCTGGGGCTGCCCGCGGTTCATCAGCAAGGAGGACCTGAAGCGTTCCAGGTTCCTCAAGGGTGACTGCTTCGCCGTCCGGTGCAAGGTCATCGTCGTCCAGGTCCAGGAGTGGACCGTCCAAGAGGACGCGAGGCCTGCTGAGACTGAGACCACCGCTTGGAAGGCATTGCTAAGTTATGTGGTTAGATAGATGAGCTTGTTGCAATGTTTTTGGCTCTTGCATGTTCCGAGAACATTGTAATGCGTTACTAATTCTTCTTGTTTCATCATGTTTACCAGTAGTGTTTCTTACAATACTTTTTGCTCATCTTCAGAGAAAAATATTACTATATGCTTACTAGTTCTTCTTGTTTCTTACTGAAAAAAATCTCTAGATTAAATATGGTAAGGAAATAACCCCATATACATCTGCAAAAGGGACAGATGTTAACAACCGCGGAGTCACTTGGTCACACCAATAGTTTAGAAGAAAATGATCCTCCTCTCATTATTGCTCCTCCAAGGTGACACCAAGGGGAAACCGAAAACCCTAATGCGGCCGCTGCCGTTGGTCTTCACCACGGCGGTGACAGTCCCAGCACCAAAGGTGCCAGGGATCATGTTCCCTCTCTTTCACGGTCGACCGGTCATCGGGAGTGTCAGCGGTCGACTCATCAGCGGGGCGTGTATTCGTCACCCCTGCATAATCCTGTACTTTTTTAAGAGAGAGTCTATTGGCACTTTATTGCAATATAGAAAGGTTTACATCTTTGATTACATGCGATAAGAGGAAATCTGGAGGTTCATCCTCCCATAACAGAAATGGCTTTGAATCATACacatgtttttttttttttgacgaAAGAAGGGCTTTGCACCCTTCCAATTTTCATTAATGAAAACCATAGAATTCGGAGCTACAAGgacaaaagaaagaaaagacgACGATAAACGGAGCTGCTGCCAGCTCTAGCAATCCCCCGCACGGACATTACCAGGCTGGGACAGCAACACTAGAACTACCAACGCCCCCAACTACCACAGCTAATCAAGTACTAAGTTCAAGCATATCATTATTACATTCATCCAGGCTAAGGGCCTCAAATCCCAAAAGACAAGGCACATAAAGCAAAGAAACAGGTAGATAGAAGCAAGCCAGCCGCCCCCCCAGGAAGAGTTTTGTCATTCCAGCCGTGCCACATTTATTCTCCATCCTTGCGAGGCTGCATACACCTCACTTGCTACCCGTTCTAGCAGTCTTGCCCCTAGCTCCAGCACCTTTTTTCATTGCTCCTTTATCTGCAAAATAGACCAATCCACCATCCAATGTGTCATTAGTTTGATTAAGGTCATAGGGTCGGAAATTCTTTTCGTTTCAAATATGACCCCGTTTCTGGATTTCCATCAATCCCAACATACTGTGGCAACCCCCACTAACACCATTTTCTATCATCTCTCTTGAATGTGTCTAACCATGTCCCAAAACATTCTTGGACTGATGATGGTGTTTTTCTCAGCCCAAATGAACATTTGATTAAACTCCACATTAAAGAGGCAACCGAACATGTAAAAAACAAATGATCAACTGATTCATCTTTCCCACAGAACACACAACTCTTTTCCCCTTTCCATCTCCTTTTCAGTAATGAATCTCTTGTGAATATGCCTTTTTAATAACTAACCAAAGGAACAGTTTAATTTTGGCTGGTACTTTGATTTCCACAAAAATTTCTGTGGGAATCTAAGCTCATCAGCCACCAACTTTCTATACATAGATTTAACAGTAATTTTCGTGGCGGTGTGGTTGCTGGATAtaatttgggacggagggagtacaatacaTAGCATGAGGATTGTATTATTGGAAAAGCTTTTCTTTAGAATGTATCATTAAAAAAAGCTGGGAAGCGTTCCTTGTACAACAAAAAACGACCAGACACATGGCCCGTGGTGTTATACAACTCAAACGATCTCATCAaattaaacaaaacaaaagaTCTTCCAGTTTATGTCAGATCGGAACACTCTCAGGATCCTACACACACGAGGTGGACACACGGTGGAAGATTGCAGGGAAGAGACAGCACACACACGAACGCAGGTGAGGCAGTTTTGCGACGCATAATCTCTGCGTCTTTTCTGGCTTTCCTTTTATTCCTTCCTAACAGAATTGCTGGTCACGATCCGATCATGCCGCACCATCCCACGGACAGATCCTGGCCTGCTACTACACGATTACACAACAACAGAATAAGTAAAATTAGGACCTATTCAGCCGCAACGAAAACGCAGTGCGCTTCTGGCATTATTTCACTTCGTTCAGAAAATAGACTAACTGAAAGTGTTTCCTACTGAACCAAGTTTAACACAATATTTCACCTCCTTAAACTTGGTGCACTGAGTTCAGGTCCAACATACCAATTTTCTTCTTCAGTTCCTGAAACCTGAACTTTGGCAAAGCCTTCGTCAGAATGTCTGCATGTTGATCATCTGTTCTGACATGCTCAACCACAAGCTTTCTTTCTTCGACACAGTCTCTCACATAGTGATaacgaatgtcgatgtgtttgcttcTCTCATGGAATACATGATTTTTGCACAGTGCTATAGCTGATTGATTATCCACCTTCAGTACCCATTTGCTTGGCTCCTGATCAAGCAATTCACCTAAGAGCCGTGCTAGCCAGACTCCTTGGCTAGCAGCCGATGCAGCTGCCACGTACTCCGCTTCACAGGAGGATTGGGCCACAATTTTTTGTTTCTATGAGACCCATGTCACTGGATTGTTCCCATAGTAGAACAACACTCCCGTGGTACTCTTCCGATCATCAATATCACCAGCCAAGTCACTGTCGCAGAAACCTAACAGTTGTGGTTTTTCAGATTTTCTGTATCTACATCCCAGGTTCAGAGTTCCTCTTATGTACCTTAGAATATGCTTGACGGCTGCCATATGCTCCACTGTGGGCTCCTCCATGAACCGAATCACATATCCTATGGCAAATGACAggtccactactaggaaaagggctatagatggaatggccactaatggcgcaccagacatgtggtgcgccattgctatatagcaatggcgcaccatgtgctggtgcgccattagtgtgaaagacactaatggcgcaccagacaaacggtgcgccattagtaacaaattttattttatttttattttgccagacatactaatggcgcaccaggacatagtgcgccattactagttgtaactagtaatggcgcaccagcaacatagtgcaccactaaaatatttttttattttttacttttttgcgaaactactaatggcgcactcggggcagtgcgccattactagtttaagctagtaatggcgcactgctacccgtgcgccattagtgttttttttgcaaaactactaatggcgcaccaccagcaggtgcgccattagtaaccagggttactaatggcgcattatgtggtggtgcgccattagtaagctgggacgagctagatattttggacagccacacctacccactcactttccccacttcattctctcctccctcctccaagcttgtctcggctgcctcctcctcctcacctcatttgcaccataaattcatccaaattacgtggttaaagcccctttttttgataggtaagtaagggagaagctatctttatgttgttctccctccaacaacgtgcacatgcactttttatgtcctagctagatctatgtatgtttgtggtgttgcatatgtttgtggtgctacatatatgtttgtgtttgcaggtaccggtatttgaaatgcgatagttgccaatattttgccggaatgttgattcatttccgtttcggcgagaattttggcactatgcattctttttggtcctatttttagggaaagtcatgccaaattttttcttggttctaaaatatcgttttgctctaccccgcaggtgaccatggtccgcacgatgaccgaaggcatcgtgaataggtttttgagctccgcgaaggccgagatgcttgaaaagaacgagacggagataagatgtccgtgtcgcaGATGCAAgttgaagagccttattgcggacccggattccgggcaggtgcgggaccacctgctcttgcgtggtttcatggatggctatcggtggcaaggtgatgaagatgactatgaagtcgtccatgggggtcgggcaagaaatgaggatgggcagcaagacaaccaccgcggctcgggcgggcgagaagacgaagaatctccaggacatgatcacgacggtgatgctgtacacagtcatcatgtagaagatgccggacatgatgatgaggaagatgcgggagcagacgaagggcatgatcatgaagatgaagatgccggcggagcaaacgatgatggaccatcgatgggctgggtgcaggaccctcatattcaagagctgcttctcaagcagacggataacgcaagagctgccgcccgagagaaagccaagctggatcaactggagatagacgcggttactccattgtatgaaggatgcaggcctgaggatacccgcctgaaagtaacgctcatggctctggagatgaaggtaaagcacaaaatgaccgacgcatgcttcgacgagaacatgtcattctggcacgaacgtcttcccaaggggaacaagtgcccgaccagtttcgaggaggcgaagaaaatcgtgtgtcctctggatttactgcacgtgaaataccatgtgtgcatgaacaattgcatcatttatcgggacgagcacgcggagtctaccatatgtccggtgtgcggcgtcactcgatacaagaagaggaagaaagctcctcggaaagtggtgtggtactttccgatcactcctcgtctgcagcggtatttcgcggaccctaaggtagcaaagctcctgcgttggcacgtggatagggaggagaagaagcgagaagatgacgcaaatgatccggagataaataaaaagacaagatgctgagtcaccctaaggatgggagccagtggcaagcgttgaacttcgaacacccagaatttgggaacgatccaaggaacatcgtgctgggcgcgagcaccgatggagtcaatccgtttggcagccagagaagcacacatagcacctggcctgtgtttgtgtggatgtaaaaccttccccctggttgtgcatgaagaggaagtacattcacatgagtatgctaattgaagggccgaaacaaccagggaacgacatcaatctgtatctggggctgctggaagaggagctagacacgctgtggaaaacgccagccaatacgtgggacgccgcagagaaagaatatttccctatgagagccgcactgctcacgacggtgcacgactatctcggtttcggatatctcgcggggcaggtggtccacggattttctggatgtgtcaggtgcatggatgacacaacgtatcgccagctagatagagatcccgggtcttcgaaaaccgtgttcatgggacatcgaaggtggcttcgcgatgatgacccgtggaggaaacgcaaggatctgttcgatggtgaaaccgaaccccgaagacgcccgcgtacgaggagcggcgaggaaatagacgagctgttgaaaaattggaaagattgcccactgccgggaaagaagcaaaaggcgccagagccgggaaagaagcgaaaggcgccagagccactgctgaaggtatggaaaacgaggtctgttttctgggacttgccgtactggaagatccaccgtgtgcctcacagccttgatgtcatgcatatcacgaagaacgtgtgcgagagtctgcttggtaccctgctcaacatgccagagaggaccaaagatgggccgaaagcaagggcagacttgaaatcaatgggcatcagggaggagcttcacgctaatgatgatgatgatgatgaggcgaagcaggacacggaaagtcgtcgcaaaggcaaaaaggccaagaagaccggaaatgacttccctcccgcgtgcttcactctaagtcaggaggagatcgatcagtttttcacctgcctcgtaggagtaaaactttcttacggttacgcggggaagataagcagatacctagactcagtgaagtagaagttcagcgggatgaagtctcacgactgtcacatgctgatgacgcagatatttccagttgcaatccgtgggatcatggacgcgcacgtccgtgaaacgctatttggcctatgcaactttttcgacgtcatctctcggaagtcggttggcgtgaggcaactcagaaggctacaggaagagatcttggtgatactatgcgagcttgagatgtacttctctcccgcattcttcgacgttatggtgcatctgctggtccatatcgtggaggatatcatccaactcgggccgacgttcctgcacagcatgatgccgttcgaaaggatgaatggtgtcatcaaaggatacgttcgcaacatgtcacgtccagagggaagcatagccatgggctttctgaccgaagagtgcatctcctactgcacgaattatctaggcatcgagaaccccgttggtctgcccgtcaacaggcacctcggcaggctcgctggatggggtcaccgtgagggtcgccgcgaaatgcatgtcgacttcgatggtcgactcgccgactttgaaagagcaaacctagtcgcgctacaacacatagacgtggtcgatccttgggtggtagagcacaaaacgtttattgagaagacgtacaatgaccgaggccaacagaggacagacggagatataatcaaagagcacaactcatgtttcacgcgttggttcaagcagaagcttctgtcgtaccctttacatgaggattcttccgcggaagaacaactcatattcgccttgtcacagggcgccgagcacaacctgatgacgtatgaggcgtacgatatcaacggctacacattctacaccgaggacaaggacatgaagagcgatggttatcagaactccggggtaacgatggaatcctacatcggtaacgacaaggatagatactacggaaggatcgaggagatctgggagctgagctacgctggagagaaggtcccgatgttccgtgtcagatgggccaagagcgtcataaaagaagaccggtatttcaccaccatggttatacccgaagccaaatccaagaccgcaggcgcgaacgtcaccgcgaaaaatgagccatgggtactggcttcccaagtggaccaatgcttcttcattaccgacccatcaaagcccagtcgtgttgtcgtgaggagaggcaaaaggaagatcatcggaatggatggagtcgccaatgagcaagacttcgacaagtacgacgacccgaagatggaacatgacgacgacgatgaagtattagcatacaccacaagaagaagcagaaccaccctacctaaaggacgtccgttcaagagaagaactccatttacaaaaaataagggcaagaagattgtgaacagatagctagctaagatcgattgtatttaaattgtagccttcatttctcgattgtatttcatgggcaccatctcccccactccaccggccgccgaagccgaccccccgcaccctcccccactccatcgccgccgccgacccaccgcaccctcccccgctccaccggccgtcgccgacgaccccccgcaccctctccaccgcaccctccccggcccgctccaccgtcacaaatgaatgcaactaaatttgcaaaaaaaagcaaatttgattatattttcaaataaaaaatttgatgatattttttaaaaaatcattactgtttttataaaaaaatattactgttatgatttaaacaagtttgaatatatttaaacacaaataaatatcaaacaacattttaaatgcataaaaacaaaaattggggagcctgggaatggaacccaggacctcctagtgtgtgtgctgcgtgctgaccagtcgggctagtgggcgtggTCTGAtagagatagggttaggtggaatataacctgaccagtcgggctagtaagtaaaacaaaattctaatggcgcaccagggggaggtgcgccattagaatcgacgtacttatggcgcaccagggggaggtgcgccatt contains:
- the LOC109734975 gene encoding BTB/POZ and MATH domain-containing protein 1-like — protein: MHGSDGGYLESAVFMAAGHAWRVCCYLNGARPQDAGFVSVFLRRDDDDADADADENVVHAEYEFALVHHQGTLVKWPSHCERGTASAFDKGNSWGCPRFISKEDLKRSRFLKGDCFAVRCKVIVVQVQEWTVQEDARPAETETTAWKALLSYVVR